Part of the Panicum virgatum strain AP13 chromosome 4N, P.virgatum_v5, whole genome shotgun sequence genome is shown below.
GAGACGCAATCAATGACTCGGACCACGGCAGCGTCTGTAGAGATGTGAACAGTTACAGGGAATCTGAGATCAAGgcagagaagaaagaaagaggCATTGGGTCCACAGTAGATTTGACATTAACCCACAACTGCACAAAATTCAAGTTCTTTTACATAAAGTTCTAAGCTACCATATGCAACTTCAGGATAGCAAAATTGAGGTAGTGAAGACATAGAACTCATAACTTGCCAGAACAATTTCTTCAGTCTGGCAAGGCACAACTAAAACAACTGCATCAAATACATTAAGATTCCTCCAGGATATTTTGTCTTATGTCACTTTGGAGAATGTATGCAGGTACGGAAAGCTATGGCTCAAGAGAAAATAGGTAAAATAACTTGTTCCTCAAAAACAGTTTGGACTCTGGTTACTGTAAAAACAGGTCAAAGCTTCCACATTGCAACAAAAAGTACCATTCATAGTAGCGTGTCAAGAGAAGTTGGCCAAGTAAGAGTGATCCTTTCATATTGATAGCCAACAAGGTGCAGTGTACAAGCTCATGACGGTAAATTACAGTGTAAGTTCCAGATTGgagccagcaggcagcagctacATTTCCAATCGAAAAGTTGATTTCACCACTTGTCCGTGACATATTTCAATATTTGTATGTGTTACAAGTATTACTTTAAATTAACTATAACTGACATGTACTATTAAATTACATTATCTTGAACTGATCAGGAATTCAGGATTTATTGCAGTATTTAAATGGACAGGACTTACCATTCTGGAAGGAAATGATCATTAGCTGCAATGGATCTGGTGCAACTCATCAGTTCAGAGTATTGTGCTTCCTTCAACCATATTACCATTACCATCAGAATGGAGATTGACAACCAATTTAGACCCATTCAAATATTCAATAGCTGCATAAAATCCATGGTCACTGCTACAAAGGAACTTTAAACTTTTTATTCATTTTGAGGATAACATCACCAAATATCTCACAGCCCTGCCCATTCTTATCCCAGTTTAACAACCTATTATGAACATCAATTGCAAAATCTCTATCTTGAtctgcatcatccagcatctcAACTAATAACTTTACACACTTGAGCAGGTATGGCCCTGTCTTGGTTTTGAGTTGACTAACAAAATGCTGGCATTTATCTTCACGATAAAAAATCAGTGAGGACATATCCTCAACAACATCAAGCCAGCCAAAGATGAGATGTGCACCACTCAAAGCCCATCTGTGAGCAGTACCACTGGAGGTGCTCGAGAAACCATCATTAGTGGCAAGATCTTTTGTTTTCATCTCAACTTCAGTTGACTTCAGAACCTGCCCAGTGCTTGCATAGTGCAGAAGCATGTAGCAATTCTGCTCATGAACACAACTAGACGTTACAAGCAATACTCCCAATGGAATCAACAGATGCAATAGATTATGGCAAGAGGGATGGAAGTCTGAGAGTTTTTCAGCTTGCACTTGAGGAAAGGCCATTGTGCTACAAAATTTGACACAGTGATCATCAAATTCTTTTATCAGGGTGCTTACAGTGTTGGTTGGCACATGGAGTTTCTCAGAGTCCACAGCTGTGGGTATTCGCAATTTTCTCCTATGATTTACAGTACTATTTGGGCGCCTTTTGTTGTTCCAAGCCCAAGAATGTGATATTTCCAAAATATTGGTAGCTAGCATCTGGCACTGATCATCATTAGAAGGGCATAGGACCCAAGAAAGGTAAAAGGCTGCCCTCTGAGCAAGACTGACATCACTTAAAGAATCAGCAGCTATCTCTTTGGATAATGTTTCTGATAAATAATCCTGTGAGCCTTCTCGGTGGAAAAGTAAAGCGATTGCAAAATGGAACCAGATAGGGAAATTTATAATCATGTACCTGCAGAGATACAgttgcagcaggagcagttaaCTTCTgtcaaaacaaatccaaaacatCTACCTTTCTTGTGTCTTTAAAAACACATACCAAGCAGAATTATAATTTACTGATCCCTTCACAGGTTGTAGTTGTGTGTTTTGCAGTGAAGAGCACCTGGTTCTTGTGTTGTCCAAATGAACCAACGCGTTGATATAAGAAACTAGGTCCACAAAGGCTTTACATGATAAGGGTCCAGTTAGTATCACAAGCAAGTCACTATGTTGGCTTGGGAAGTAAGCATGTGAAAAGGGGAACTTCTGTCCCAACTCTATGGATATCCCCCATGACATTGGCTTGAGAAGAATGTCTAATGCTGAAGATAGCAATGCACTGTGAAGTTCCAGCACAGAAGTCAAACCCCTGCACAAATAAAGGATCAATAAACAGATTTTACAAGAACCAGCCCTTAAACAAAGAGCCCATTGTATAATTGATTCAGAAAGTTATCTCTTAGTATAAAgatacacagctctcctgcgtgttctaaaaaaaatatttttttaattcagaAAGCATACAGAGCGGTGTAAATGTAACATCCATAATAGTGCTATTGGTAAAATATCATTTAGACATAGAGGAAGCAATGgtacaaaaaatataaaatatcagtCAATTTAATTCTTTCAAATGTGTAAGGTTAAAATTAATTTGGGACCAACCTCTGCAGAGATAGTTCGGTAGGGTTTACCAAGACATCTGTTTCAAACCACTCTACTGGGATCAACTTTAACTCACGACCTGTTTGGTTTTAGTCCACTGCCTAACTTTGCCACGCCTAAGCTTTGTCATGCCAGGGTTTCTTAGATAACTGTTTGGTGGTAATTGTGGCGAGCCAGAGGGTATCAGCAGTCATCTACTGCTCAGCAGTTTTATTATTTGTAAGAATAAAGTACTTGTAGAAGCCAATGGACTGAGACACATCAAACTTAGTGTCAATGAGAGTATACAGCATTCCATAATAATGTTTGGGGGTGTGAACTTACGTTGCTAGGAACCAGAAGTGCAATAATGATCCCATCTCCATAAACATTGTTGGGGAGCAAACCAGGCAAATTATGATGATACGCCACTCCATTCGATTATGTAATTCCTTTCTGAGGCAAAGTAAGGGCCTTCTAGTGACCTCCTGGAGCATCGCTGACAGATCATCCTTAAAAATTGATGGATCAAGATGCCATAAAAGCAACCTACCACAAACAAAATATATGTGACTAAATCAGTACACAATGTAAAGAAATGCACAGAAGATTTTTTGACGTCCATGCAGTAGCAGCAAGATGCACATGAGCATAATTAAGATGGTATTGCCTGTCACTGTactacaaataaaaaaaacaagtaGAGGTACCCTGGTGAACAACACCATGGAAGTAGTATCCAGTAAGCATAAAACTTAACTCCAAGCTTTCAAGAGCCCCCTTAGCATTTTACAACGTACTCCCTTGGATTCCAAACGTACTCCCTTGGATCTGGGTTGGTCAAACTTTTAAATTTTCTAACCAACAATATGTAAAGTTATGAAGATTGAGATTGAGAACATAATATTGCCCCTCATTACAAATACTTTCACAATTTAGAATTCATTTTATCTGAAATAACATATTTATGGAAAGCAACAGTGTCACATTGGAGACCATGCCAATGTCCTCCTAAATGACTTACATTTGGAATCAGAGGGAGTATTTTTCTTATTCCTACTACAAACTTGCAGCAAAGGAATAGCGTATGTATAGTATAGCACAGGAAAGTACAACACCAACAGTCCAACACATCTTTTACTTCCTTAAATCTTCCATTTTATTAATAGCAAACGATGATCCACAAGTAATAGCTGCTAGTATGAGGCATACCTCAGTGGGATTGAGTTACCAGTAGGCGGGGCATGATTGGAAGGATGGTTTATTAACTCTGCAGCAACGGTTCCAACATCATATTCGCTTTCTCCCTCTTCCTTATAATATGGTAATGGGAAAAGACACTGGGAGTGAGGGGACAAGACCGCCATTTTCACAACAGCATATAACAGATCATAAGAATGCCTTCCAGCTGTATTAAAGAAGTAATAAGTGACGATGTTAAGATAAGACAGACAGTCAACCCTACAGGGATAACATAGCATTTACAAGCTAATCTCTCAACTCTCAAATGCAAAATTGCTTACAATAAACACTAAGAATGGCGCATTATCTTTTAGTCGTTTGGTGACCACAACGTTGATGGGCATTTCCTGTAACACCAAAAAACCTAATTGCAACGCATCGGAAGAGAACCCGGTAAAAAGAAATCTCACCATCACAATCCCCCAATTTCTGCACAAGGGCTGCACAAGTCCGGAGCAGCTCGCGGCAATCCCCTGGCGAGACGGAGCTCCCAACACAGAGCATCTCCTCGCCAGCGCCCCCATCGGGCCGGACCACGCCGCACGAGACTGACGCGGAGAGCGCGGAGACGAGGGTGCGGACCAGGCAGTCGATGCGAGCCCTGTTCACCTgtacccacacacacacacacttccaTCAGCACGAGGGTTTagctaaacttttttttttcgaacaaAGGGTTTAGCTAAACTGGACAGCGGGAGCAAATGAGTAATCGAGCTGGGAACACGACGAGGATGTTGCCTTGCCTCTAGCGGGTCGAAGCACATAAGGGAGAGTGCGGAGTCCAGAACCCTGGTTCCGGATGaggcgccgcccctgccgccgctggGGTTGAGGGTGGCGGCGAGGGAGATGATAGCGGCCGAAAGGGCGTCCCCGGCGgaggcatcgccgccgccggtgggagGCCGGGAGAGGCGCGAGGCGAGCTCGGCCAGCACCCGGGGGAGGTCTTCGAGGGGAGGAGCCATAGCGGCGGGAGGGAACGATGGCCGCCGCGACCACGAGAACTGAAAAGGGGGAAATCCAGCGTGCACCGGTGCTGTGTGCGACTGAAATTGGGTAATGGGCTGAAACAAATCAGCGACCTGGATTGAAGCCCATGAGTCGACCCAGTAAAATTCTGCGATCAAGTCTCGAGTattgggccgtgtttggttacacgtgaaaaaaatttcgcgaaaagaaaatcttgcatgcataaagtattaaatgaagtatatttgcaaaatttttccaCATATGGGTGCAATTTTGCgagccgaatctaatgagcctaattaatccataatttgctacattAACTTTATTGTAATCAtgtggtcaaaggcctcattagattcatctcacgaATTTACCCAGGGGTTCTataggtggttttgtaattagactttatttaacactactaattagtagtcaaaggtGTAAAAAAATTTGGCGCATCCCAAACCAAACACGCCTTGTTCTGCATTTTTACTGGCAGTCTGCCGAGCACCGCTCCAGTTTTGTGTTGTCTGCATTTGATGTTTGAGCAGCACTGTCTCATCCATTAGAATAAGGGCCATGCCCAGTAAACAAGAGATACAGCCTGAGGCAGAGTTACATTAACAATATTCTACAATCTACAATTAGGAGATACTTCAGTTGTACATATCCTGGGACCTGGAGTCCTGGTGTACAAGAGCTTACACTTCGAAACTGCACAAGAGCTACAGGATCCACCTGCATAGTGCAAACAGATCATAGTCGATGCATTGCCCTCACAATATGGCAGCAGAAATCAGGTTAAGCATACAATACAATGTGAGTAACAGGTAGCTCGTGACATTGAGCAACCAAAACTATTGAATGAGGTACCATAATTTGGGGAAAACTCAACACTGTCATTCTTATTTCAAGATTATAAATAAAAACATGGAGCATGAAAAACTGCTCCAGTAGTTTATTGACTACGGCCATCCTTTCTCTTCTAGACCTCTGGAGAAGCAATTTCATACTTCTCCACAAATCCATGGTATATATCATTTTGTTTCTGCCTTAGAAGGGTCTTTGCTTGTGTCTTTTCCGGATACTGCAGCTGATGCTGCCGCTGTCACAGCCGCAGCCGCTGCACCAATCTTGACACCTCCTGCAGCTTTCATCGCCCCACCGATCTTCGCAAATGCTGCTATCCCACCAACTAGAGCAGCACGTAGCGCTACCATCGGTCTGACCATGGTATATTCCTGAAGCAATTTCAGCATACATCAGCAGTTTCGGAACAAGTTTAATGCAAGCATCACACTTCTCAGAATGCATTCAATGTCAGTAacatcatcaacatcaacaaagccttttaatcccaagcaagttggggtaggctagagttgaAACCCAACAAAGACCATTATTCATGGTTCTGGCACGTGAATCGCGGCtttccaagcactcctatccaaggACAAATCTCTAGGTATACTCCAATCTTTCAAGTCTCTTCTAATTGTTTCTTCCCATGTCAACTTCGGCCGGCCCCTGCCTCTCCTCATATTACCGTCGTGTTTTAGGATACCACTATGCCATTCAATGTCAGTAAATTGTAAGTATATTTTCCCCTCAGCTCAGTGATAACTTACAGGTAAAAGAATAGTAATGATCATACAACCTACAGTATTTTCATTAGCATGGGGTCCCCTTTTAGCTAATCCCGTCATTTCTCGACTCGAATGAAATTGTGTTTTTTTAGCAGACAGCAGTTACTTTCTTATCATGTTTGTGGCCAAATGAACACAATAGATGACGAGATACGGGCTAGCCAGGGTACTGCTTAAGAAAGGGAAAAACAGTGAATGCTAAAGATGGTGTTTCTGTTCTACAGTAAGTGAACTGAGATAGAGCGGTGTAATGCGAAATACACTGGGGCACCTAACATACAAGAAGATGGAGAAAACTTAGTGATAAGACCTGATGAGCAAGACCTGATGAGCATAGAGCCACAAGTTTGCAGTGCATCAAGCATTCATGCTGATTTATAAATACAGTACATCAAACCTAGGTAACTGGCCAAGAATTGCAAGGCTTGACATTCTTCATAGTTTGTTTTACTCAGGACTACTTGACAACCAGGGGCGGAACCAGTATAGGACATGGGTAGATCGAATCTAGTAGGTAAAATCATGGTCAGATCTGAATACAAATACTATATGTTAGGGTTTGGGTGTTTGATTTCGCGCAGCAGGAGGGGAATAGGCAGGCATACCTCTGTCGGATGTTCGTCGCCGGCGAAGCGCCCCTCGCTCGACGAACAACGGGCAGCGCAACTCGCCCTCTAGTCGCCGCTATGAAAGGAAGACCGAGGCCGAGAGAAAGAACAGAGAATTCGTGGGAAGGGAGGGGAGGCCGAGCTGCAGCTGGGCAGGGGAGCGTggagggggagggcggcgcACGGGCCGACCTCGTGGAGAGCGGCAGGCGCTGGGGGAGCGAAGGGAGGAGACGGGTCGCGGTGCCGAAGGAGCTGGCCTTGTTGGCTTGTTGCCGTGTGCTCGTGTTGCCCGTCAAAGCAGAAGGCACTGCTGCTCCTGCTGATAGTATGTATATTCACGCCTAAATCTAGAACTTTCTAGCCATGTCGCATTACATAaatagattgtaaatcgcgagatggaTCTAATAAATATAATTAGGttataattagacactaaattactatagtaaatatatgctaatgatgaattaattagactcattagattcgtctcgtagtttacagatgagatctgtaattaattttgtgattagtttatatttaatacttcaaatatgaaaagattccctttcaaaatttcaaaatagggaactaaacacacctttAAATCTAAAACTTTATAACCACATATCCAATGCTGTGTTCTCATATGTCCAAATATGTTCTAGAAAAAATTGTACACCTTCAGGTTTCATCAAATGATAAGGGAACATTGCGCAACTCATATGAAATTCTTAAAAACTATACACCAAAAAAACTTTATGCATCCACAACCCtcaaaaaataacaaaacaaaaaaaacagcaTTACATTGAAAATTTTCTACACATACGGCGTTCTAATCACCAGACTCTGTGCATCTTGGACTTTTGTActataaataattttttagGAAAACTTCTAGATTAAATAAATTAAAACCAGCGGTGCTATAAGTAACTagtcaggttggcgcgctacgcgcgcctataaaaaaaatattgacctaaa
Proteins encoded:
- the LOC120670724 gene encoding uncharacterized protein LOC120670724: MAPPLEDLPRVLAELASRLSRPPTGGGDASAGDALSAAIISLAATLNPSGGRGGASSGTRVLDSALSLMCFDPLEVNRARIDCLVRTLVSALSASVSCGVVRPDGGAGEEMLCVGSSVSPGDCRELLRTCAALVQKLGDCDAGRHSYDLLYAVVKMAVLSPHSQCLFPLPYYKEEGESEYDVGTVAAELINHPSNHAPPTGNSIPLRLLLWHLDPSIFKDDLSAMLQEVTRRPLLCLRKELHNRMEWRIIIICLVCSPTMFMEMGSLLHFWFLATGLTSVLELHSALLSSALDILLKPMSWGISIELGQKFPFSHAYFPSQHSDLLVILTGPLSCKAFVDLVSYINALVHLDNTRTRCSSLQNTQLQPVKGSVNYNSAWYMIINFPIWFHFAIALLFHREGSQDYLSETLSKEIAADSLSDVSLAQRAAFYLSWVLCPSNDDQCQMLATNILEISHSWAWNNKRRPNSTVNHRRKLRIPTAVDSEKLHVPTNTVSTLIKEFDDHCVKFCSTMAFPQVQAEKLSDFHPSCHNLLHLLIPLGVLLVTSSCVHEQNCYMLLHYASTGQVLKSTEVEMKTKDLATNDGFSSTSSGTAHRWALSGAHLIFGWLDVVEDMSSLIFYREDKCQHFVSQLKTKTGPYLLKCVKLLVEMLDDADQDRDFAIDVHNRLLNWDKNGQGCEIFGDVILKMNKKFKVPL